A single region of the Zonotrichia leucophrys gambelii isolate GWCS_2022_RI chromosome 9, RI_Zleu_2.0, whole genome shotgun sequence genome encodes:
- the P2RY13 gene encoding P2Y purinoceptor 13 isoform X2, translated as MGTATEGPVTAAAGLPSLFPTLGGSANTSSVANTSGAPSSAPCQRDTTVTHLLFPVLYTLIFLLGLLLNSLACWAFFHIPSTSTFIIYLKNILVSDFIMTLMLPLKILTDSGLAPWQLKAFVCRFSAVIFYDTMYISIVLLGLIAFDRFLKIVRPFGKFWVQNLTSAKILASLVWLFFLVLSLPNMVLSNKAATPQSVRKCASLKSHLGLKWHEAVNYVCQFIFWTVLLLMLLFYTVIARKQGALHCEPDELPHGVPAAEPAVRGQGEHAVAGGHQRLHGPPHLPAPLQALPGEGLPQEGEGSAGSSPGKPKNRAGHTSISHRVLILQLHTLLCIRMENLKNSLVYFC; from the exons ATGGGGACAGCCACAGAGGGCCCTGtgacagctgctgcaggtttgCCCAG TCTGTTCCCAACCCTGGGAGGCTCTGCAAACACGAGCTCTGTGGCTAACACCAGTGGAGCTCCCTCCTCTGCACCGTGCCAGCGTGACACCACCGTCACCCACCTGCTCTTCCCCGTGCTCTAcaccctcatcttcctcctggggctcctgctgAACAGCCTGGCCTGCTGGGCCTTCTTCCACATCCCAAGCACATCAACCTTCATCATCTACTTGAAAAACATCTTGGTTTCTGATTTCATCATGACGCTGATGCTGCCCCTGAAGATCCTGACAGACTCCGGCCTGGCGCCGTGGCAGCTCAAGGCCTTTGTCTGCCGCTTCTCAGCCGTGATATTCTATGACACCATGTACATCAGCATCGTGCTGCTGGGGCTCATTGCTTTCGACAGATTTCTCAAGATTGTGAGACCTTTTGGGAAGTTCTGGGTGCAAAACCTGACCTCAGCAAAGATCCTGGCGTCTCTGGTCTGGCTCTTCTTCCTCGTCCTGTCCCTGCCCAACATGGTCCTGTCCAACAAGGCAGCGACGCCGCAGTCCGTGAGGAAGTGTGCCTCCTTGAAGAGCCACCTCGGGCTGAAATGGCACGAGGCTGTCAACTACGTCTGTCAGTTCATCTTCTGGACTGTCCTCCTCCTCATGCTGCTATTTTATACAGTCATTGCCAGAAAG CAGGGTGCCCTACACTGTGAGCCAGACGAGCTTCCACATGGAGTGCCGGCTGCAGAACCAGCTGTTCGTGGCCAAGGAGAGCACGCTGTGGCTGGCGGCCACCAACGTCTGCATGGACCCCCTCATCTACCTGCTCCTCTGCAAGCCCTTCCTGGAGAAGGTCTTCCACAGGAGggtgagggctctgcagggagcagcccaggcaaACCCAAAAACAGAGCTGGACACACGAGTATCTCCCACCGAGTCCTGATTCTGCAGCTGCACACTCTGCTCTGCATCCGCATGGAGAACTTGAAAAACAGTTTGGTTTACTTCTGCTGA
- the P2RY12 gene encoding P2Y purinoceptor 12 — protein MQMKAITQFSSSRNDSNCTSDSRVSQVIFPLLYTFLFLVGITMNGLAMWVFFKVPSKSNFIIFLKNTVISDFLMILTFPFKILSDAKLVSWVLRGFVCQVTQVVFYFTMYISILFLGLITIDRYQKATSPFRTSTPRSLLAAKVLSTAIWLSMFALSLPNMILNNKKKTPKNVRKCALLKSEFGLVWHEIVNYICQLIFWVNLAVIVVCYVLISKELYKSYKRTRCTGKGSKKTVNLKVFIIIAVFFVCFVPFHFTRIPYTLSQTRDVFDCSARNALFYMKETTLWLTSLNACLDPFIYFFLCKSFRKSLLDMLCKHRAASGAQTKGDDSDETPL, from the coding sequence ATGCAAATGAAAGCCATAACCCAgttcagctcctccaggaaTGACAGCAACTGCACCAGCGACAGCAGGGTCAGCCAAGTCATCTTCCCTTTACTCTACACATTTCTGTTCCTGGTGGGGATCACCATGAATGGCCTGGCAATGTGGGTCTTCTTTAAAGTACCCAGTAAATCCAATTTCATTATCTTCCTCAAGAACACTGTGATTTCTGACTTCCTCATGATCCTgacttttccctttaaaatcctCAGCGATGCCAAGCTGGTGTCCTGGGTCCTGCGAGGGTTTGTGTGCCAGGTGACCCAGGTGGTGTTTTACTTCACCATGTACATCAGCATCCTGTTCCTGGGCCTGATAACGATTGATCGCTATCAGAAAGCCACCTCACCTTTCAGAACCTCCACTCCACGGAGCCTCCTGGCCGCCAAGGTCCTGTCCACAGCCATCTGGCTGTCCATGTTCGCTCTCTCGCTACCCAACATGATTTTAAATAATAAGAAGAAAACGCCCAAGAACGTAAGGAAGTGTGCTCTCCTGAAATCGGAGTTTGGCTTAGTCTGGCATGAAATTGTGAACTACATTTGTCAGCTCATCTTCTGGGTTAACTTAGCAGTCATAGTGGTATGTTACGTCCTCATCAGCAAGGAACTGTACAAATCCTACAAAAGGACTCGATGCACAGGGAAGGGATCTAAAAAGACTGTCAATCTCAAAGTTTTCATAATAATTGCTGtgttctttgtttgctttgtgccGTTCCACTTCACCAGAATCCCCTACACCTTGAGCCAAACCAGAGATGTGTTTGACTGCTCTGCTCGGAACGCCCTGTTCTACATGAAGGAGACCACGCTGTGGCTGACGTCCCTCAATGCCTGCCTGGATCCCTTCATTTACTTTTTCCTGTGCAAATCCTTCAGGAAATCCCTGCTGGACATGCTGTGCAAGCACAGGGCAGCATCAGGGGCACAGACTAAGGGGGATGACTCCGACGAGACGCCGCTCTAG
- the P2RY13 gene encoding P2Y purinoceptor 13 isoform X1, with amino-acid sequence MGTATEGPVTAAAGLPSLFPTLGGSANTSSVANTSGAPSSAPCQRDTTVTHLLFPVLYTLIFLLGLLLNSLACWAFFHIPSTSTFIIYLKNILVSDFIMTLMLPLKILTDSGLAPWQLKAFVCRFSAVIFYDTMYISIVLLGLIAFDRFLKIVRPFGKFWVQNLTSAKILASLVWLFFLVLSLPNMVLSNKAATPQSVRKCASLKSHLGLKWHEAVNYVCQFIFWTVLLLMLLFYTVIARKVYESYVKTQKKGNRSEKRIKGKVFIIFTVFFLCFAPFHFSRVPYTVSQTSFHMECRLQNQLFVAKESTLWLAATNVCMDPLIYLLLCKPFLEKVFHRRVRALQGAAQANPKTELDTRVSPTES; translated from the exons ATGGGGACAGCCACAGAGGGCCCTGtgacagctgctgcaggtttgCCCAG TCTGTTCCCAACCCTGGGAGGCTCTGCAAACACGAGCTCTGTGGCTAACACCAGTGGAGCTCCCTCCTCTGCACCGTGCCAGCGTGACACCACCGTCACCCACCTGCTCTTCCCCGTGCTCTAcaccctcatcttcctcctggggctcctgctgAACAGCCTGGCCTGCTGGGCCTTCTTCCACATCCCAAGCACATCAACCTTCATCATCTACTTGAAAAACATCTTGGTTTCTGATTTCATCATGACGCTGATGCTGCCCCTGAAGATCCTGACAGACTCCGGCCTGGCGCCGTGGCAGCTCAAGGCCTTTGTCTGCCGCTTCTCAGCCGTGATATTCTATGACACCATGTACATCAGCATCGTGCTGCTGGGGCTCATTGCTTTCGACAGATTTCTCAAGATTGTGAGACCTTTTGGGAAGTTCTGGGTGCAAAACCTGACCTCAGCAAAGATCCTGGCGTCTCTGGTCTGGCTCTTCTTCCTCGTCCTGTCCCTGCCCAACATGGTCCTGTCCAACAAGGCAGCGACGCCGCAGTCCGTGAGGAAGTGTGCCTCCTTGAAGAGCCACCTCGGGCTGAAATGGCACGAGGCTGTCAACTACGTCTGTCAGTTCATCTTCTGGACTGTCCTCCTCCTCATGCTGCTATTTTATACAGTCATTGCCAGAAAGGTATATGAGTCCTATgtaaaaacacagaagaaaggCAACAGAAGCGAAAAGCGGATCAAGGGGAAAGTATTCATCATTTTTACCGTGTTCTTCCTGTGCTTTGCCCCCTTCCACTTCAGCAGGGTGCCCTACACTGTGAGCCAGACGAGCTTCCACATGGAGTGCCGGCTGCAGAACCAGCTGTTCGTGGCCAAGGAGAGCACGCTGTGGCTGGCGGCCACCAACGTCTGCATGGACCCCCTCATCTACCTGCTCCTCTGCAAGCCCTTCCTGGAGAAGGTCTTCCACAGGAGggtgagggctctgcagggagcagcccaggcaaACCCAAAAACAGAGCTGGACACACGAGTATCTCCCACCGAGTCCTGA